Part of the bacterium genome, CACAACGATGCCTGGAGAGGAAGTGGTCCTATGTCGAGACGTGGCTTCACGCTTATCGAGTTGCTGGTTGTCATTGCCATTATCGCGATTCTGGCAGCGATTCTCTTCCCGGTGTTCGCCAAGGCCCGTGAGAAGGCCAGGCAAAGCTCCTGCCTGTCCAACCTCAAGCAGATCGGGCTGGCCGTCATCCAGTACGTGCAGGACTACGACGAGAAGTTCCCGCATGCGGCCCAGTACACGCCCTGGCATGCCTACATCGCCGAGGGCGGCAGCGGCCGCATCCCGAGCTACCCGATCTTCCTGCACCGCATCGTCCAGCCCTACATCAAGAACGACCAGGTCTGGACGTGCCCGAGCGGGACCTACTGGCACGGCACCCCCTACTCAACCTACAACGATGAGAGTTCCTACATGTGGAACGCGGGGGACGGCAACAACCGCCTCGCCGGCGTGTCCCTGGGCACGATCCCGGAGCCCTCGCGCACGCCGGTCGCCTGGGACCGCTGGGGCTACAGCACCTCTGCCATCCACAATGAGGGCGTGAACCTGGTCGCGGTGGACGGACACGGGAAGTGGTACCGCACTTCGACGTGTTCGGTGGGGCCGTGGCAGTGGAACTACGCCTCTGGCGAGACCGGCTCGACCGGCTTCATGAACGTCAAGCCCGTCAGCATGATGTAGTCGGCCAGGACGCCACCAGGTGCCAGAGAAGCGACAGGGGACGGCCGGCGGCCGTCCCCTGTTTGTTGTCGGCTATGGGGGTGCCACGGTCAGCCCCGCTGACCGTGCCCGACATGGCCCTACTTCTGGCTCGCCGTCCCGCACAGCTTCTCGGCGTGCAGCATCAGGGGTGCCGAGCTCGGCGACATCTTGGCCGCGTACGTCTTGAGCGCCAGGGCGTAGATCCTCGGCTCCCACCGGCACAGGTCCAGCCAGTCGCCGAGGACGAAGCCGAACTTGTCTCCCCGCGTGGCGCAGTTGGGCCCCAGCTTCGGGTCCTCCTCAGACTGATTCCACATCAGGTCCAGCATGGTGCGGGCGAAGCGCTTCATGTCGGCGTCGGTGAACACGAGACCGCGCGTGGCGGCCTCAATGGCGAAGCCGACGTCAATCGTTCCGTGGCTGGTGTCCTCGAAGCCGGAGTGGTCCGGCTGGCCGTTCTCCACCCAGTCCCAGTAGCGCCAAGTGAAGGCTGCGTCCTGCTCGATCAGCGACGCGCGGAAGAACCGCGCCATCTGCTCGGCCCGCTGCCCCATGAGCGGGTCGGCGCCGGGCACGTCCTTGAGCACCAGGAAGGCCCGCGCCAGCGCCAGGTACTGGTTGTGGGGCATGATCCGGTTCGGGAAGCGGTCGGTGATGAGGTCCCGGAACCGCCACGCCCCTGCCGTTCCCCTTCCCTTCAGGGAGGGGGTAGGGGGTAGGACGCCGTTGCCGGGGAGTTCCCACTCCAACCAGTCCGCCTCATGCTTGCGCAGCATGTGCTGGTTGATGAAGGCCAGGAACCTGTCCGCGCTGGCGCCGAAGCGCTCCTGCAGCTTCGCATCCTGCTTCACAGCCTCGATGAAGATCGCGACCGGGTAGGCGATCATGCCCTCGTGGACGGTGAACTCTGTGGGCTCCGGCTGCATCGTGCGCACCATGAAGCGGTCGCCCACGGCGGCCTCGCCGCTGATCTTCACCTTACACCCGGGAATGGCCGTGATGACCGCTCCGGGCTTGTAGGGCTGCTTGTCGGCCAGGGCCTTGCGGGTCGTCTGGTCCTGGATGCTGAAGACGGCCGGCCCGTCGAAGCTGAGAACGTAGACGTGGCCGGTGACCTCTGTGTTCAGCTTGCCCGTCTCCTTGAAGAACCCGGGCTCGATGGTCGCCGCGCCGCGGTTGTGCAGCGGCAGACACCAGTAGACCGCGCCCGAGTACGTGGCCGTCTGCCAGCCTTGGAAGCCGTCGCCGTCCGGGTCGGTCGCGTTGGCCATGATCCGGGTGAAGTGGTCCTCGATCTTGCCCAGCCAGTAGGGGTCACGGGTGACGAGCCACATGCGCGAGTAGTTGCGCAGGTACGACGCCTCGCCCCAGCCCAGCGAGCCCGAGTCAGCGCTCTCCGACAGCCCCTTGCCGTCCTTGTAGGCCAGATCGGCCGCCTTGTACTCGGCCACGAGCCTGGTCTGATCCAGCGGCTCAGCCCAGACCAGCGCTCCGACCAGTAGCGCCAGGCACACCGTCACGGTCCAGCCGGTCATGGCCCTGCACCTCACACAGTTTGCCGCCCGCTTCCCCGCCCAGGCAGGATTGCCCTGCTCCCCCGTTGAAACACCCCGGCAGCCGGCTTCCCGGATCCCGAATCCCGAATCCCGCCACTCCGACAGGAGCCCTCCATGACCTTCACTCCCCAGCCCCTGGCCTACAAGCCCAACTTCGACGAGGCCGTCAGCCGGATGATGGCGTTCTGGCAGGGCGAGATCATTGACCGCCCCGCCTGCGGGATCACCGCGCCGCTGCCGGGGGCCCAGCCCCTGCCCGGCGGCTGCTACATGGAGGGCGCGCGCGAGGACCTCGACCCCATCGTGGCGCGCGTCGTCCACAACACCGCGTGCACGTGGTATGGGGGGGAGGCCATGCCGGCCTACACCCCCAGCTTCGGCCCGGACATGTTCGCCGCCTGGATGGGCGCCGACTTGCGCTGGTCCGACAGCGGCGAGGGCACAAGCTGGGTGGTGGAGTTCGTCGAGGACTGGGAAGCCGCGTTCCCTCTGCACATCGAGACCGAGGGCAAGTGGTGGCGGCGCATGGTGGAGTTCGTCACGAAGCTGGGCGAGGCCGCCGCCGGCAAGATGCTGGTGGCGCACCTGGACCTGCACAGCAACGCCGACGCGCTCTCGGCCATTCGCACCCCGGCGCGGCTCTGCATGGACTTCTACGACCACCCGTACCTGATCGAGAAGGCCATGTGGCAGGTGCGTGGCCTGTTCCCGTTCGTGTATGAGAGCCTCTACCAGGCCGGGCAGATGCACCGCTCGGGCACGCAGGGGTGGGTGCCGCTGTACCATCCCGGCCGCACCAACACCATCCAGTGCGACTTCCTGGCCCTCATCGGCCCCGAGCAAAGCCGCAAGTACGTCATCCCGGCGCTGGAGGACGAGTCCTCGTACCTGGACGCCTGCAGCTACCACTACGACGGCCCCGAGTGCCTTGTGCATCTCGACGACATCCTGGCCATCCCAGGCATCCAGGTGATCCAGTGGGTCTGCGGCGCGCGCAACAAGCCCAACATCGAGTGGCTGGACCTGTTCAAGCGCATCCAGGCGGCGGGCAAGGGCCTGTGGCTGAGCACGAATCCTGAGGAACTCAAGGTCTACATGAAGGAGCTTCGCCCCGAGGGCATGTACTACCAGATCGGCGTGGGAAGCCCCGAGGAGGGCGAGCGGGTGTTGGAGTGGATGGTGGCGAATACGTAGGGGGGCGGGAGACGGGATCTGGGAATCGGGACGGCGGGGGTCGCGTGGGCGCGCGTGTCCCCACGCGCGCAGGCCCGCGATTCCCCACTCACAGGAGCACACATGATCCACCTGCGCCGCTTCGCCACAGGCCTCGTTCTGCTCCTCGCCTGGGGCCTCGCCCAGGCCGCGCCCGCCATCCACGGGCGCATGGAGACCCTCGGCGATCCCCCGAATTCCATCACCGTGCTGTATCTGTGGGGCACCCCGTACGAGCGCGGCCTCGCCCATGGCCAGCTCTGCGCCACGCAGGTCAAGCAGCTCATCGAGCGCCTGGCGCTCGGGGCCTGCCTCGCGCTGCACTGCACCCCCGAGAAGCTCGATGAGGCCTGGCAGCAGATGGCGCCCTTCGTGCCCAGGCGCTACCAGGACGAGATGCGCGGGCTGGCCGATGGGGCCGGTGTGAGTCTGCGCTACGTCCGCTGGGCCCACGCCATCCCTGACCTCTCCGAGTTCCACTGCACGTTCTTCGCTGCCTGGGGCAAGGCCACGCACGATGGGCACCTGCAGCAGATCCGGGCCCTGGACTACGCGACCGAGGCCGGCCTGCAGCAGTTCCCGGCGCTGATCGTCGAGCGCACCGATAGCGGGCAGGTCTTCGTCAACATCGGCTGGCTGGGCTTCTTGGGGTGTGTGTCGGGGATGAACGCCAGCCATATCGCCGTCAGCGAGATCGGCGAGAACTTCGGCGCCGACCACGAGACGCTGGCGGGGGAGCCCATGCCGTTCGTACTGCGCGATGTGTTGGAGAACGCCCGCACGCTCGACGAGGGCGTGCGCATCATCCGCCGCGCACACCGGACCAGTTCGTACCTGTACTGCGTGGGTGACGGCAAGATCCCCTCGGCCCGCGCCCTGCGCACCGCGAGGGACTTCTGTGAGGTCTACAGCCCTGCCGACTACCCCGGCGAGCGCCTGGACGAGGTCGTGTACTGGTCCATGGGCTGGGAGCGCAACGGCAAGTGGAACCGGCGCGTGCACGATGCCCTGCAGGGCCAGTGGGGCCAGATGGACCATCGCACCGGCACCCGTGACATCATGCGCGAACTGGGCACGGGCAATCTGCACGCCATCGCGTACGATGTGACGGCGCTGAAGCTCTGGGTCGCCAACGCCTCGCCGGGGCCGCAGATCGTCCCCGCGTACGACCGCCGCTTCGTGCCCTTCGATCTGCGCCGTGCCGCCGCGCAGTTGCCGTAGCCGTTGGACCGCGGGCTTTCCAGCCCGCAAGCCGTTGCCGTCCGGAGCGCGGGCCTCCAGGCCCGCAAGCCGTATGGAGAACCGCGCTCCAACATCGCCCAGGAGCCCCACCGACCATGGACCCCAAGTGGCACATCGCGTTCTGCAATGTCACCTACACCGAGTACGCAGGCGTGACGTACAAGGACTACTACGGCTCACCGGCCGTGATGCTCGAAGCCCAGCTCAAGGCGAAGGAGGTCGCGGAGCAGCGCTGGGGCGTCGGGCGCTTCATGGGTGTGGGCGTGGACAGCGTCGGCGGCGCGTTCTCGTCGCTCTTCGGCATGCCCATCATCGAGCCCGAGGCTGCCGACGAGATACCATATCTCGACACGACTCGCCCCCCGATCACTGACGTGGCCGACGCCGACAAGCTCGCGTTCGGTGACCCGCGCACGACGGGGGCCATGGCGCGGCGCTACGAGTTCTGGCAGTACTACCAGTCACGGGGATACAAGGTGGGCTTCGGCGGGGCCGGGGGCTCGGTCATCAGCTCCGCCATGGAGATCACCGGCAACGCCGTGCTGGCGGGGATGTTGGAGGACCCGCAGAACGCCTGGCGGGTGCTGGACAGGGTCATCGAGGCCGAGGAGGCGGTCGCGCGCTTCGGCGCGGAGCTGGCCGGAGCCGAATACCGGGCCTTCAGCTACACCGGCGACGACTTCTCCGGGCTGCTCTCGCCCGCCATGTACCGGCAGTTCGCGGTGCCTTGCTACCAGCGCCTGTACAAGGACAACCAGGCGCGGTTCATGCACAGCGAGTTGCTGCGGGCCGAGCATCTGCGCATCGCGCGTGACGAACTCGCCATCACCGACTTCCACGGCGCGGGCTGCGTGCTGCTGACACTGCAGGAGATGCAGGAGATCATGGGGGAGAAGTTCTGGACGCAGCTTACGCCGCAGGAGATGCTGGAGATGACGCCCGCGCAGATTGACGAGCGCATCCGGGAGTTCGCGCACTGTGGCTGCTGGCGGGTGCAGCTCTACCCTGGCCGCGGCACCCCGGAGGCCAACATGGAGGCCGCCATCGCCGCCTGCCAGCGGGAATGCTCCGGCGGACCGGTGTAGGGCAGACCCGCAGGCGGCCCGCCATCACCCCCCGACGATCTCGAAGCTGCGCTCCAGCCAGCCCTCGCCATCCCTGGCCCGGATCACCAGCGTGTGCTTGCCGGTGGGTAGGATGCCGTCCGAGGTGTACTCCTCGGTCCCCAGCAGGTAAGGCGGGCCGTCGCACCTGTGCACGAGCTTGCCGTCGAGGAGGAACTCCATCGGCCCCGGCTCCACGCCCTCGGTCCACACCCGCAGCCGCTCCCAACCGTGGTAGCCCGGCTCCTGGTTGTACGGCCCCAGATAGATGCCCTTGGCGTAGCGTGAGTTGAGCTTGCGCTCGCGCTCCCAGAACTTGCGCACCGCGACCGCACTGCCTAGCAGAGCGATGGTGCGCCGGTCCTCAGGTCGGCCCAGGATGCGGCCATCGGCCTGGTAGACGTAGATGCCGTCCACCCCGGCCTCGTAGAGCTGCTGCACGCGCCACAGGAAGGGCCCGGGGAAGGCCAGCCCCCAGCTCAGTCCATCCACGACCGGCAGCAGCTTGACCGATGTCCCCCGGGTGACTTGCAGGTAGGGCTTGATGTCGAAGTGCATGTGCCGCCCCTGGATGTTGCTGGGGCACAGGAAGTCCACCAGCTTCTCTTTGACCCAGGTGCGGTAGTCGAAGTTGTCGCAGAGGCGGACGCCATGGGCGGGGAAGCGGACGAGCACGGGGACCGGCTGCTTGCGCTGGGCGGCGAACTCGTCGGCCAGCTTCCGCAGCTTGCGCATGAACTGGTTGCACGTCTCGGGCTTGTCTATGCCCTCGGGGTAGCGGCAGTAGTCAATCGAGAGGCCCGGGGCGCCGATCTGCAACACCTCGCGGTACATGGCCAGGACGTGCTCCTGGACCTCGGGGACCTCATACCGCAGGGCGTGGCCGCGCCGCCACTCCGGGTGCTCACGGCTGACCCGCCCCTCCAGCGGCGAGTTCGGATAGCAGTTGGTCGCCCCGAAGTTGGCATGGGGCGTCATGCCCAGCTCCCGCGCATAGCGCATCTCGGTCGCGCAGGTGTTGGTGTACTGCTGCATGAGCCCGACATTGTCCGTGGTCGGGCGCGAGATGTTGCCGATCGGGTCGCCGTACGTCCCCCCGGTGAGCTGGTCCGTGAGCCGCGTCTCGTAGTTGGCCTTGGCTCCGAAGCGGCCCATCTGGCAGTCCACGATCTGGATGCCGGCCTCGGCGAACGCCGCGAGCGGCTCGCGGTGCTGGACGGTGCTGGTGATGCGCTCGTGGAACGCCCACGAGTACGGCTCGAAGTAGCCGGCCACGGTCTTGTCGCGGCGCTTGGGGAAGGGGGCGTCGAGGGCCTGGGCCTGCGCGGCCGACAGGGGCACGAGCTTGACATAGTCCACCTGCGCGGTGCCATAGCCGTTGTAGCTCTGCGTCTGGCGGACGATGAGGTGCTGGCCGTCCATGTGCGCCCACCGCCACAGCATCTCCTGCCCGGGGTGCCGCGACCCGAGCACGTCGCACCGTTCGTCGCCGCTAAGTCGCATCTGCACGCCATAGCGGGCGCGGCTGACGATGTAGATGGCGTAGCTGCCGCGTAGGTCCAGGGGGTAGGTCAGGTCCGGCAGCGGCGTCTGCCCGGTCGGCCGCGCGTACAGCTCATCGCCCCGGGTCATGCCCTCCTTGTCCGGCAGGCCCGTGCGGTAGGTCCACTTGCCCTCCGCCAGCGTCGCGCCCTGGGCGATCTGGTCCTGCTGGAGCACCTGCGACCAGTCCTCAACGTACACGACATCGGAGTTGTCGGCCTGCAGCGGGGCCTCGTACGTGGCGAGGGACTGCCCCTCGACCGTCTCCACCCGCACCCGGA contains:
- a CDS encoding C45 family autoproteolytic acyltransferase/hydrolase, which produces MIHLRRFATGLVLLLAWGLAQAAPAIHGRMETLGDPPNSITVLYLWGTPYERGLAHGQLCATQVKQLIERLALGACLALHCTPEKLDEAWQQMAPFVPRRYQDEMRGLADGAGVSLRYVRWAHAIPDLSEFHCTFFAAWGKATHDGHLQQIRALDYATEAGLQQFPALIVERTDSGQVFVNIGWLGFLGCVSGMNASHIAVSEIGENFGADHETLAGEPMPFVLRDVLENARTLDEGVRIIRRAHRTSSYLYCVGDGKIPSARALRTARDFCEVYSPADYPGERLDEVVYWSMGWERNGKWNRRVHDALQGQWGQMDHRTGTRDIMRELGTGNLHAIAYDVTALKLWVANASPGPQIVPAYDRRFVPFDLRRAAAQLP
- a CDS encoding DUF1559 domain-containing protein; this translates as MSRRGFTLIELLVVIAIIAILAAILFPVFAKAREKARQSSCLSNLKQIGLAVIQYVQDYDEKFPHAAQYTPWHAYIAEGGSGRIPSYPIFLHRIVQPYIKNDQVWTCPSGTYWHGTPYSTYNDESSYMWNAGDGNNRLAGVSLGTIPEPSRTPVAWDRWGYSTSAIHNEGVNLVAVDGHGKWYRTSTCSVGPWQWNYASGETGSTGFMNVKPVSMM